A genome region from Erigeron canadensis isolate Cc75 chromosome 3, C_canadensis_v1, whole genome shotgun sequence includes the following:
- the LOC122594538 gene encoding uncharacterized protein LOC122594538: MECRKLELTINSASELREVRRLFKMKVYAKVIIGGNEKMEKRTPVDNHGRTNPAWNHTMRYSVAESWLQHHGTMLVIKLYCKRKLGDRYIGEVHQSLKQLYEYALPMGGSAVVFFPVQMGSAESQGQICFTYKFGEKVAIEKLMLADSIASFLVTGVEGAT; this comes from the exons ATGGAGTGCAGAAAACTTGAGTTGACCATAAATTCGGCTAGTGAATTAAGAGAAGTAAGAAGACTTTTCAAGATGAAGGTCTATGCCAAG GTGATTATCGGGGGTAATGAGAAAATGGAGAAGCGAACACCTGTAGACAATCATGGCCGGACAAATCCAGCATGGAACCACACCATGAGGTACTCTGTAGCCGAGTCATGGTTACAACATCATGGCACGATGCTTGTGATAAAGCTTTACTGTAAGCGTAAGCTTGGGGATAGATACATTGGCGAAGTTCATCAGTCGTTGAAACAACTTTATGAATACGCGCTTCCAATGGGTGGTAGCGCAGTGGTGTTTTTTCCTGTGCAAATGGGCTCTGCCGAATCACAAGGACAAATTTGTTTTACGTACAAGTTTGGTGAAAAAGTGGCTATTGAGAAGCTAATGCTTGCAGACAGTATCGCTTCGTTTTTAGTAACAGGTGTTGAGGGTGCAACTTAA